From the Chloroflexus aurantiacus J-10-fl genome, one window contains:
- the csx15 gene encoding CRISPR-associated protein Csx15, with amino-acid sequence MIILNYAHPITAAQQEQIVALTGQHIDRLLDIPSQIDQQQPLLPQIVAMADAAGLSPQQWQSEAILVNLPALNFSAAALLAELHGRMGYFPPVLRIRPIAGSLPPRYEVAEILNLQVLRDEARTRRAQ; translated from the coding sequence ATGATTATCCTAAACTATGCCCATCCCATCACCGCAGCGCAGCAAGAACAAATCGTTGCATTGACCGGCCAGCACATTGATCGATTGCTTGACATTCCCAGTCAAATCGATCAGCAACAGCCGTTACTCCCGCAAATCGTCGCCATGGCCGATGCTGCCGGTCTTTCGCCTCAGCAATGGCAGAGCGAAGCGATCCTGGTTAATCTCCCAGCTCTCAACTTCAGTGCCGCTGCCCTGCTGGCCGAGCTGCATGGCCGCATGGGATACTTCCCGCCGGTATTGCGAATTCGTCCAATAGCCGGTTCGTTGCCGCCTCGCTACGAAGTGGCCGAAATACTCAATCTCCAGGTGCTACGCGACGAAGCACGTACCCGTCGTGCTCAATAA
- a CDS encoding META domain-containing protein, protein MSAIRVIMLLLVMFLVACTNRSIPTTDLTNRQWQLIELEGQPPLPSEQALSMAFDNTGRISGFAGCNSFSGSYRVEGTTISISDVVTTLMACADDAVTTQEMMFHQALQAVTQYELNAGTLTLRDEHGVVRLRFQAF, encoded by the coding sequence ATGAGTGCAATCCGGGTAATAATGCTCCTACTGGTTATGTTCCTGGTAGCCTGTACGAATCGTAGCATACCCACCACTGATCTTACCAATAGACAGTGGCAGTTGATCGAACTTGAGGGTCAACCACCGTTACCATCAGAACAGGCGTTATCGATGGCGTTTGATAACACCGGACGTATAAGCGGATTTGCCGGTTGTAATTCCTTTAGCGGTAGCTATCGTGTTGAAGGAACGACAATCTCTATCAGCGACGTGGTGACGACTCTGATGGCCTGCGCCGATGATGCAGTGACTACTCAGGAGATGATGTTTCATCAGGCGTTGCAGGCTGTAACGCAGTACGAATTAAACGCCGGGACGCTGACCCTGCGCGATGAACATGGTGTTGTTCGTCTCCGCTTCCAGGCATTTTAA
- a CDS encoding YggT family protein yields the protein MNRRLLDLLREGIALLGGALGGLLVVRLVLKLLAARPDSPAVTWLYHLTDPIVAALAMMDRDQPRFGAILELSTLATLVLIVSLTALIWVGLGRMQHQ from the coding sequence ATGAATCGGCGACTGTTGGATCTCTTGCGAGAAGGTATTGCCCTGCTGGGTGGTGCACTTGGCGGTTTACTCGTGGTGCGGCTGGTGCTGAAATTGCTGGCCGCCCGACCCGACAGCCCGGCGGTGACCTGGCTCTACCATCTGACCGACCCTATCGTGGCAGCACTGGCAATGATGGATCGCGATCAACCTCGTTTTGGGGCAATTCTGGAACTGAGCACGCTAGCAACCCTTGTCTTGATTGTAAGCCTGACGGCCCTGATCTGGGTTGGCCTGGGAAGGATGCAGCACCAATGA
- the map gene encoding type I methionyl aminopeptidase gives MAIILKSPAQIELLRAAGQLVRQTFQVLREHIRPGVTTAELDAIAEEFIRSHGAEPVYKGYVPAGRRNYIPPFPGTICASINDVICHGIPSKRDRLRQGDIVGIDIGLRLNGWIGDACETFAVGEVDDETQRLLDVTRRCLELGIEQARVGNPLRAIGAAIQRHAEANGFSVVREYTGHGLGRNLHEEPTILHYDDPQQTRKIVAGMVFTIEPMINAGTAATKVDRDGWTVRTADGKRSAQFEHTLAITEEGPIILTA, from the coding sequence ATGGCTATCATTTTAAAATCTCCTGCCCAGATAGAACTCCTACGTGCTGCCGGTCAACTGGTGCGGCAGACGTTTCAGGTGCTGCGTGAGCATATTCGGCCAGGGGTAACGACGGCTGAACTCGATGCAATTGCCGAAGAGTTCATTCGCTCGCACGGGGCCGAGCCGGTATACAAAGGGTATGTACCCGCCGGACGGCGGAACTACATTCCCCCTTTTCCAGGCACGATCTGCGCTTCGATTAACGACGTGATTTGTCACGGTATTCCGAGCAAGCGTGATCGCCTCCGCCAGGGTGATATTGTCGGCATCGATATCGGGCTACGCCTCAACGGCTGGATCGGCGATGCGTGCGAGACCTTTGCTGTCGGCGAGGTTGATGATGAGACGCAACGACTCCTCGACGTGACCCGGCGTTGCCTTGAATTGGGGATTGAGCAGGCACGGGTAGGCAACCCCTTGCGGGCAATCGGTGCCGCAATTCAGCGCCACGCTGAAGCGAATGGCTTTTCGGTGGTGCGCGAATATACCGGTCATGGCCTGGGGCGTAATCTCCACGAAGAACCGACCATTCTGCATTACGACGATCCCCAGCAGACCCGCAAAATCGTCGCCGGGATGGTGTTCACAATCGAACCGATGATCAACGCCGGCACAGCCGCAACTAAAGTTGATCGCGATGGCTGGACGGTGCGCACTGCTGATGGCAAGCGGTCAGCGCAGTTCGAGCATACGCTGGCTATCACCGAAGAAGGGCCGATTATTCTGACGGCCTGA
- a CDS encoding methylenetetrahydrofolate reductase, with the protein MHSTLQRRLAAGQIVVTGEIAPPKGAARSHLEALARNIRDYVDAVNLTDNQRGIARMSSLGGSVILQQLGIEPIMQMTCQHRNRIALQADALSAAALGVRNLLAMTGDHPRIGDHPEAKNVLDLNSFQLIRVLRTLRDQATFQSGTPLKEAPRFFIGSVANPNVERAARLEKKIEAGAEFVQTQLIFDVGRFRQWMADVRAAGLHQQAYILAGVMILRRPHSAIYLRDHLPGTLMPETVIERMQRATDSEAEGITLAAELVNELLSVEGVAGVHIMSVDWTRAIPRVVEQAGLLPRPPVPSTEENVL; encoded by the coding sequence ATGCATTCTACCCTTCAGCGCCGGCTCGCTGCCGGCCAGATTGTCGTTACCGGCGAGATTGCACCGCCAAAGGGGGCGGCACGTAGCCATCTCGAAGCATTGGCCCGCAACATTCGCGATTATGTCGATGCGGTCAATTTGACCGACAACCAGCGCGGTATTGCCCGCATGTCGTCGCTGGGTGGGAGTGTCATTTTGCAACAACTCGGCATTGAGCCGATCATGCAGATGACCTGCCAGCATCGCAATCGGATTGCCCTGCAAGCCGATGCGCTCAGTGCAGCGGCCCTTGGTGTTCGTAATTTACTGGCAATGACGGGTGACCATCCCCGGATTGGCGACCATCCAGAGGCCAAAAATGTCCTCGATCTCAATTCATTCCAACTGATCCGGGTCTTACGCACGCTACGCGATCAGGCGACGTTCCAATCCGGTACGCCGCTCAAAGAGGCGCCACGATTCTTTATCGGCAGCGTCGCGAACCCCAATGTTGAACGGGCTGCCCGCCTTGAGAAAAAGATCGAGGCCGGTGCCGAATTTGTCCAAACGCAACTCATCTTCGATGTCGGGCGATTCCGGCAGTGGATGGCCGATGTACGCGCAGCCGGTTTACACCAACAGGCGTATATTCTGGCCGGCGTGATGATCTTGCGTCGACCGCACTCGGCCATCTACCTGCGCGATCACCTGCCCGGTACCCTTATGCCGGAGACGGTGATTGAGCGAATGCAGCGGGCTACCGACAGCGAAGCGGAAGGGATCACCCTGGCTGCCGAACTGGTCAACGAGCTACTCAGCGTAGAAGGTGTGGCCGGCGTTCACATTATGTCGGTTGACTGGACGCGGGCGATTCCACGGGTCGTGGAACAGGCCGGTCTGTTACCCCGGCCACCGGTACCGTCAACCGAAGAGAATGTGCTATAA
- a CDS encoding trans-sulfuration enzyme family protein — translation MAIDQFTGPSTAAVHAGEPRQRAFDAITPPVVHSATYTFRDSAELIAFQSGDLEREEYGRYGNPTVRAVEARLAALESPTAPAAALLCASGMNALTTVMLALLPSGSHVILTDDGYRRTRQFVRTMLARLGVTHSVVAAADPAAIAAAIEPGRTRLIVTEAPTNPYLRVIDLAAVASIAREHRIKTLIDATFATPYNMRPLEYGIDLVVHSCSKYLAGHNDLLAGVIIGRPPIISALRETQGILGGICDPHTAYLLGRGLKTFALRMERHNHNGQAVAEFLARHPRVSRVHYPGLPEHPDHAVARAQMRGFGGVVSFEVVGDLQSAMAVVDRLRLPYIAPSFGGVESLVEQPALMSYYELSSEERLAVGIRDNLIRLSCGIEDVSDLIADLQQALADE, via the coding sequence ATGGCTATCGATCAGTTTACCGGACCCAGTACGGCCGCAGTTCACGCGGGTGAACCGCGTCAGCGTGCATTTGATGCCATCACCCCACCGGTTGTTCACAGTGCCACCTACACCTTCCGTGATAGCGCTGAGTTGATCGCTTTCCAGTCAGGCGACCTGGAGCGTGAAGAGTACGGTCGCTACGGCAATCCGACTGTACGAGCCGTTGAAGCGCGATTAGCCGCTCTCGAATCACCAACGGCACCTGCCGCAGCACTGCTTTGCGCTTCCGGGATGAATGCATTAACGACGGTGATGCTGGCACTTCTCCCATCAGGAAGCCACGTTATTCTGACCGATGACGGTTATCGGCGCACCCGCCAGTTCGTGCGTACCATGCTGGCCCGGCTGGGTGTGACGCATAGCGTTGTAGCTGCCGCCGATCCTGCCGCGATTGCGGCTGCTATCGAGCCGGGACGCACTCGCCTGATTGTTACGGAAGCGCCTACCAATCCTTACCTGCGGGTGATCGATCTGGCTGCCGTGGCAAGCATTGCCCGCGAGCATCGGATTAAGACGCTCATCGATGCCACCTTCGCTACCCCCTACAATATGCGGCCACTGGAATACGGGATCGACCTGGTGGTGCATAGCTGTAGCAAATATCTGGCAGGTCACAACGATCTGCTGGCCGGTGTGATCATTGGTCGGCCACCCATCATCAGTGCGCTGCGCGAAACTCAGGGTATCCTCGGTGGTATCTGTGATCCGCATACCGCGTATCTGCTCGGTCGTGGGTTGAAGACCTTCGCCCTGCGCATGGAGCGCCACAATCACAATGGTCAGGCAGTAGCCGAATTTCTGGCCCGTCATCCACGGGTAAGCCGGGTGCATTATCCGGGATTACCCGAACACCCCGACCACGCCGTCGCCCGTGCCCAAATGCGCGGCTTTGGCGGCGTTGTCTCATTTGAAGTAGTCGGCGATTTGCAGAGTGCCATGGCTGTGGTCGACCGGTTGCGTCTGCCGTACATTGCACCGAGCTTTGGTGGTGTTGAAAGCCTGGTTGAACAACCGGCACTTATGAGTTACTATGAATTGAGTAGTGAAGAACGGCTGGCGGTGGGTATTCGCGACAACCTCATCCGCCTTTCGTGCGGGATTGAGGATGTGAGTGACTTGATCGCCGATCTGCAACAGGCTCTTGCCGACGAATAA
- a CDS encoding class I SAM-dependent methyltransferase — MKRFLSVLPNDVKRPLRNARDFVIRVKNLMLYQGKNHFCPVCQKSLRAFAPYGRSRRKGALCIYCGSLERHRLLWLYLTQKTDLFDGRPKDVLHIAPEPCFKPIFHQKLGSGYITADLNDDHVMVKMDITNIQYPDASFDVILCSHVLEHVPDDRKAMREFWRVLKPTGWAILLVPIMAEVTFEDPSIVDPQARFIAFGQEDHVRVYGRDFPDRLRGAGFTVQTTTVTDLVPDPEAAVQMGLTKDSGEIYFCTKLPG, encoded by the coding sequence ATGAAACGTTTTTTGAGCGTATTACCCAACGACGTAAAACGGCCATTGCGTAATGCTCGTGACTTTGTGATTAGAGTGAAAAACCTGATGTTATACCAGGGCAAAAACCATTTTTGCCCTGTTTGTCAGAAATCATTACGTGCATTTGCACCTTACGGTCGGTCACGCCGTAAAGGTGCTTTGTGCATTTATTGCGGTTCTTTAGAGCGTCATCGGCTATTATGGCTCTATTTAACCCAAAAAACTGACTTGTTTGATGGCAGACCAAAGGATGTTCTTCATATTGCGCCAGAACCATGTTTCAAACCAATCTTTCACCAAAAGCTAGGGTCTGGTTATATCACGGCTGATCTGAACGACGATCACGTGATGGTAAAAATGGATATCACGAATATTCAGTATCCTGATGCGTCCTTTGATGTGATACTGTGCAGCCATGTTCTCGAGCATGTGCCAGATGATCGAAAAGCCATGCGCGAGTTCTGGAGAGTCCTGAAACCAACCGGTTGGGCAATCCTGTTAGTGCCGATTATGGCCGAAGTGACGTTTGAGGATCCCAGCATTGTCGATCCACAAGCACGATTTATTGCCTTTGGACAGGAAGACCATGTTCGTGTGTATGGACGAGATTTTCCCGACCGGTTACGTGGGGCAGGTTTTACTGTGCAAACAACCACGGTTACCGATCTCGTCCCCGACCCTGAAGCAGCCGTGCAGATGGGTTTAACCAAAGATAGTGGAGAGATCTACTTTTGCACAAAACTTCCCGGGTAA
- a CDS encoding GNAT family N-acetyltransferase has translation MVQRSAAMSNVALKDNRQVTIRALVESDRAALTEFGLSLPKDDLLYLEEDFTNPEIITRLVNASFAENWRQMVAIADDGSIAAYASARRVPGWSNHVAELRLLVKPGWRRCGLGMQMAQAIVEAARDLGAQKVTVAMLAALKAGQAIFSRLGFAVEGQLTRHAIDRNGDLHDVVIMSAFLKV, from the coding sequence ATGGTTCAACGCAGCGCAGCGATGAGCAATGTAGCGCTAAAGGACAATCGACAGGTCACCATTCGGGCACTCGTGGAAAGTGACCGGGCAGCGCTGACAGAATTTGGCTTAAGTCTTCCCAAAGATGATCTCCTCTATCTGGAAGAAGATTTTACCAACCCCGAAATTATTACCCGCCTGGTAAATGCCTCGTTCGCCGAAAACTGGCGGCAGATGGTGGCCATTGCCGATGATGGCTCAATCGCTGCCTATGCATCAGCACGCCGGGTACCGGGCTGGTCGAACCATGTCGCCGAACTTCGCCTGCTCGTCAAGCCGGGATGGCGGCGCTGTGGCCTTGGCATGCAGATGGCGCAGGCCATTGTCGAAGCAGCTCGTGATTTAGGTGCGCAAAAGGTGACAGTAGCGATGTTAGCGGCGTTGAAAGCCGGTCAGGCCATCTTCTCGCGCCTGGGATTCGCGGTTGAAGGTCAGTTGACACGCCACGCCATTGATCGCAACGGCGATCTGCACGATGTGGTGATTATGTCGGCGTTTTTGAAGGTGTGA